The Methylomonas rhizoryzae genome includes the window CCCTGGCTCCACCATTCTGTGACGTCGATCTGAAGTCAAGATGCCGGCATCAACTCTATAAGCTTTTACGGTCAAGAGACCTTGCGTCGTTGGCCTTAAGACTTTATAGACTTGATATTTGTATCAAGTGCTCTTTAACAATATGGAAATCTGTAAACAAGTCTTGATCGGAAACGATCAAAACTGATGCGAATTGCCGTTTAATCGGTCTCGAAAGAGGACGGTGAAAACAGCAAATCGTTCTCAAGCAACATCAGCGAACATGTCAGCTGACTAGAATAACACCATCGACTGTGCTCAAACACAGACGCATTCGGGTTATATGGTCAAGTGAATAAGCGCATACGGTGGATGCCTTGGCAGTCAGAGGCGATGAAAGACGTGGTAGCCTGCGAAAAGCGTCGGGGAGGTGGCAAACAACCTGTGATCCGGCGATGTCTGAATGGGGAAACCCGGCGAGGATAACCTCGTCATCTTTGAGTGAATACATAGCTCACTGAAGCGAACCCGGAGAACTGAAACATCTAAGTACCCGGAGGAAAAGAAATCAACCGAGATTCCCTTAGTAGTGGCGAGCGAACGGGGACCAGCCCTTAAGTGGTTGACGAGTTAGTGGAACGGTCTGGAAAGTCCGGCGATACAGGGTGATAGCCCCGTACACGAAAACTCATTGATCATGAAATCGAGTAGGTCGGCGCACGTGAAACGTTGACTGAATATGGGGGGACCATCCTCCAAGGCTAAATACTCCTGACTGACCGATAGTGAACCAGTACCGTGAGGGAAAGGCGAAAAGAACCCCGGAGAGGGGAGTGAAATAGAACCTGAAACCGTATGCGTACAAGCAGTGGGAGCCCCTTCGTGGGGTGACTGCGTACCTTTTGTATAATGGGTCAGCGACTTACATTTTGTGGCAAGCTTAACCGAATAGGGGAGGCGTAGGGAAACCGAGTCTTAATAGGGCGTTCAGTCGCAAGGTGTAGACCCGAAACCGGGCGATCTATCCATGACCAGGTTGAAGGTGTGGTAACACACACTGGAGGACCGAACCCACTCCCGTTGAAAAGGTAGGGGATGAGTTGTGGATCGGAGTGAAAGGCTAATCAAGCTCGGAGATAGCTGGTTCTCCTCGAAAGCTATTTAGGTAGCGCCTCGTGTATCACTCTCGGGGGTAGAGCACTGTTTCGGCTAGGGGGTCATCCCGACTTACCAAACCGATGCAAACTCCGAATACCGAGAAGTGCGAGCACGGGAGACACACGGCGGGTGATAAGGTCCGTCGTGAAAAGGGAAACAGCCCAGACCGTCAGCTAAGGTCCCCAAATCTATGCTCAGTGGGAAACGATGTGGAAAGGCCCAGACAGCCAGGAGGTTGGCTTAGAAGCAGCCACCCTTTAAAGAAAGCGTAATAGCTCACTGGTCGAGTCGGTCTGCGCGGAAGATTCACCGGGGCTAAGCATAGTACCGAAGCTACGGGTTCATCGAAAGATGAGCGGTAGAGGAGCGTTCTGTACGCCTGCGAAGGTCGATTGAAAAGTCGGCTGGAGGTATCAGAAGTGCGAATGCTGACATAAGTAACGATAAAGGGGGTGAAAAACCCCCTCGCCGTAAACCCAAGGTTTCCTGCGCAACGTTAATCGACGCAGGGTTAGTCGGCACCTAAGGCGAGGCCGAAAGGCGTAGTCGATGGAAAACAGGTTAATATTCCTGTACCAGTGATCACTGCGATGGGGTGACGGAGAAGGCTATATCAGCTGTCGGTTGGAAGTGGCAGTTTAAGCAAGTAGGCAGGTCTCTTAGGCAAATCCGGGAGGCTATATGCTGAGACGTGATGACGAGTGGTTCCTCGGAACCGCGAAGTGATAGATGCCAAGCTTCCAAGAAAAGCCTCTAAGCTTCAGGTGATCGGTGGCCGTACCCTAAACCGACACAGGTGGGTGGGATGAAAATTCTAAGGCGCTTGAGAGAACCCAGGTGAAGGAACTAGGCAAAATGATACCGTAACTTCGGGAGAAGGTATGCCCTTGGTACGTGTAAGCCCTCGCGGCTGAAGCGGAAGGGGGTTGCAAAAAATCGGTGGCTGCAACTGTTTAGCAAAAACATAGCACTCTGCAAACACGAAAGTGGACGTATAGGGTGTGACGCCTGCCCGGTGCTGGAAGGTTAATTGATGGGGTTATCCGTAAGGAGAAGCTCTTGATCGAAGCCCCAGTAAACGGCGGCCGTAACTATAACGGTCCTAAGGTAGCGAAATTCCTTGTCGGGTAAGTTCCGACCTGCACGAATGGCGTAATGATGGCCACACTGTCTCCACCTGGGACTCAGTGAAATTGAAATCGCTGTGAAGATGCAGTGTACCCGCGGCTAGACGGAAAGACCCCGTGCACCTTTACTATAGCTTGACACTGGACTTTGAACCTACTTGTGTAGGATAGGTGGGAGGCTGTGAAGCAGGAACGCTAGTTCTTGTGGAGCCATCCTTGAAATACCACCCTGGTATGTTTGGAGTTCTAACCTCGACCCGTGATCCGGGTTAGGGACAGTGTCTGGTGGGTAGTTTGACTGGGGCGGTCTCCTCCTAAAGAGTAACGGAGGAGCACGAAGGTACCCTCAGCCTGGTCGGAAATCAGGCAATGAGTGCAAAGGCATAAGGGTGCTTGACTGCGAGACGGACAAGTCGAGCAGGTACGAAAGTAGGTCTTAGTGATCCGGTGGTTCTGTATGGAAGGGCCATCGCTCAACGGATAAAAGGTACGCCGGGGATAACAGGCTGATACCGCCCAAGAGTTCATATCGACGGCGGTGTTTGGCACCTCGATGTCGGCTCATCACATCCTGGGGCTGAAGCAGGTCCCAAGGGTATGGCTGTTCGCCATTTAAAGTGGTACGCGAGCTGGGTTCAGAACGTCGTGAGACAGTTCGGTCCCTATCTGCCGTGGGCGTTTGAGATTTGAGGGAAGCTGCTTCTAGTACGAGAGGACCGAAGTGGACGAACCTCTGGTGTTCCGGTTGTTTTGCCAAGAGCATTGCCGGGTAGCCACGTTCGGACAGGATAACCGCTGAAAGCATCTAAGCGGGAAGCCCCTCCCAAGATGAGATCTCACTGGGACCTTGAGTCCCCTGAAGGGCCGTTGGAGACGACGACGTTGATAGGCACGGTGTGGAAGTCCGGTAACGGGCGTAGCTAACGTGTACTAATTGCCCGTGAGGCTTGACCATATAACGCCCAATGCGTTTGGTCAGCGACAGTAGCTGAAAAGTAAGAGAACAATCGCAACTACAGATTTCCATAGGGCAGGTACAAGAAGCAAGGTACAAGGTTCAAAAAACCGGAAGCCTTTATCAATACTGCTCATGACGAAGGGAAACGAAAGGTAAAGTAGGATAGACGCTACACGGCGAAGCGCCGCTGTTTTGAACCCTGAACTTTTTACCTTGCGCCTAACCCCTTCAAACCAGTTTGCTTGGTGACCATAGCAAGCGTGAACCACCCGATCCCATCCCGAACTCGGAAGTGAAACCGCTTCGCGCCGATGATAGTGTGGCAGTTTGCCATGTGAAAGTAGGTCATCGCCAAGCTCTTATTCTTAAGCCCATCCCTCGATGGGCTTTTTTATGCGTGTAAAGTAAGCGATCTATAGACAGCGTCGTAAGCGTCCAGCCGTTCCACCTCGTTAAGCGTTGCTGATTATGATTTAATCGCGTTCAGCGAAAGGCAGCAATTGGTCGATGCGGCTGTTGGGCCAAGTAAGGAGTTTTTCCAAGGTGTCTTTTAACCAGGCCGCCGGATCGAGACCGTTGAGCTTGGAGGTGCCAAGCAAGGTTTGAATGACCGCCGCGCGTTGACCGGCACGTTCCGATCCTGCAAACAACCAATTCTTTTTTCCTAGGGCAATCGGCCGAATGCTGTTTTCGGCCGGGTTATTATGTGTGCCTTGCTAAGGCGCATCTGATTCGTCGGTGTAAATCCGACCCGGCTAACTCTCGCTCCAGCCGGAAGCACTTGGGGCGGCTCGGGAGGTAACAAACGGGCTGAAGCACTCCAAGAAAAGGTCTCCCTGGGAGATCAGCGGGCCATGCGGGCCATAACGTGAGTGAACACTGAGCAGGCCTCGAAATGTCGTCGTGGGAGCCGACCCGCCATAATAACGGGGAAGGCCGATGCTTTTACGGAATCGAGCGACAGAGTCGTAAGAGTCCCACCGGGGTAGTGGTGATAGCACGCATGGGAGAGATCAGGTGGGCAACAAGGGAAGTCCCTGTGGGTGCCCTGATGGCACCGGGCAACGGCGATCCCGTGAGGGATGGAGCCGGCCTGCAGGGATGGCGGAGGGGCGCGTAGTAGTGGTGAAGCCGGGTAACGCCGGTAGAGCGAAGGCGCCCTGTTTCGAAACGTGATGAGGAAAGTGATAAGAGCTAAGGGGATTGACGTGAGTCTACCAACCTCGACAAGTACGGTTCAGATATTACAGACTTCATTGCAGGCGAAAGCCAAAGCAGAACCAGACTACCGTTTCTACAGCCTATGGGATAAAGTCTGTCGTATCGATGTGTTGCAAGTTGCCTACCGGCGCTGCCGCGCCAATCGTGGCGCTCCTGGCTATGATGGCATCCGCTTCGAGCCGATCGAAAACCAAGGGCTAGACGGCTGGCTGGAAAGAGTGCGGCAGGAGTTAGTGGTCGGCGAATACCGGCCGCAGCCCCTGTTGCGCGTGTGGATACCCAAGGCCCAAGGCGGACAGCGTCCTCTGGGCATTCCGGCTATCCGTGACCGCGTGGTCCAGATGGCGGTGTTGTTGGTGATCGGTCCGATTTTTGAAGCCGACCTGCTTCCCCGACAATACGGATTCCGACCTGGAGTCGATGCCAAGATGGCGGTCAGAATGATCCATTTCGGTATCTCCCAAAGGGGCAAACGGGAAGTCGTGGACGCCGATTTGTCTAACTACTTGAACACGATTCCCCATGGTGATCTGATGCGCTGCGTTAGCCGCCGGATCGCGGACGGCACGGTGCTGGCTACGATCAAACAATGGCTAAACGTAGCGGTGGTGGAGCATTGCGAACACGGTGAGCGCCGAACCACGGAAGCGAAGGACACGGGTCGAGGCACCCCGCAAGGCGGTATTATCTCGCCCTTGCTCAGTAATCTTTACTTCCGGCGCTTTCTTTTAGCCTGGCAGAAATTTGGATTTGCCGACCGGCTTCAGGCCGAAGTGGTGAACTATGCCGATGATCTGGTGATTCTCTGTCCGAAAGGACGGGGTCAGGCAGCCATGGAGGCCATGCGGTGGCTGATGAACCGACTGGGGCTGACGGTCAACGAGAAGAAAACCCGTCTGGCTATGCTGCCAGAGGAGCAGTTTGATTTTCTTGGTTACACCCTGGGCCGATTCTACGGCAAGGATGGACGCCCTTACTGGGGAACACGTCCGTCGAAGAAAGCGATCAAGCGATTAAAACAAGGTATCCATGACGCCACGTCATCGCGCTGGAACGCCAAACCGGTGCAAAGCCGGATTGACGAACTCAATCCGATGATTCGAGGTTGGGCGGGTTATTTCAATCAGGGACCGGTCTGCCCAATCTACCGATGCATCCAGGATTACGCGGAGCGACGGCTGCGAATCTGGTTAATGCGCAGACGTGGTCAGCGCGGAACGGGGTATCGCCAATACCCTGACGAGTACCTGTATGAAACTCTGGGGCTCTACCGCCTGCCACGTACGCGCGCCGACCTGCTGAACGCGAAGGCTTGAGGTTCGAAAGAAAGCCGGATGCGGGAAATCTGCACGTCCGGTTTGACGAGCGAGATGTGGAAACGGAGCGATGGTTAGGCTAATGAGGCACTGCCAAACGAAAGAGGCAGCAACAGTTAGGCCTAACCTTAGGCCATCGCGCCACATCTCGACTCTACCGATGGGCAGATCGCCGGTTTCGGCGTAACGCCTCAGCGCCGCCCAGCGTTTCAAACTGTAATCGATGGCTTTTGCCGTTGCACTGTTGGGCGCGGTGTTCAGACGGATTTGCTGTAGCCAGTCATGCAAGGCGGTCACGTGGGTAGGCTTTTTTCGGCGCGCAGCTGTTTTCGCTCGGCCGTGCTTAAATCACGGGCTTCGGCTTCAACCGCATACAAGGTAGCGATGCGATTCAAGGCTTCATGCGCGATAGGACTTTGACTGACTTGGAACAGGGTAGAAAAATGCTCCTGCATTTTCTGCACTTCCCACATCCCTGTGGGTCGTCGAAGAATTTCCGGCGCGCATGCGCCCAACACGCCAGTTCGACACACGGTTCGATCAGGCGCTGATGCTCGGGATGCGCACGGGCGGCCGCAAACAGGACTTTATAGCCAGCGTAGTCATCGACCAACAGCTGGCCTTGCCAGTCCCCAGAAATTGCTGCGCATACCGGCCACTGCGACCGGCTTGATAATCGAAGACGATGATTTTCGGCCCCGGTTGCAAGTCGTTGCTGCGATAGGCCCATAGATAGGCTTTCTTGGTTTTGCCGTTACCCGGATCGAGTTGGGGCACTGGCGTTTCATCGGCATGTAAACTATCACGTTGCCGTAAATGCCACGCCAAACGATCCGCCAACGGTTGCAAGGCAACGCCGAGTCGGCCCCCCAATCGGCCAAGGTGGAATGGGACAAGATCACCCCGTCCCGAGCGGCGATTTGTTCCAGCCGGTACAGCGGCAGGTGACCCAGGTATTTGCCGATCATCACCCAAGTCAATAATCCGACCGCCGCCATGCCACCGTTGATCACCGCCTGCGGAATCGGCGGAGCGGGGATGGTTTCGCAAGTTCGGCAAGCGTATTGTGGACGAATGTGCCGATGCACGAAAAACTTGGCTGGCTCGACATCCAATTGTTCGCTGACGTCTTCGCCGATCTTGACCAAGTCCCGGCCGCATTGACCGCAGGTGCAGGATTCCGGTTCATGGCGATGTTCGATGCGCGGCAGATGCG containing:
- the ltrA gene encoding group II intron reverse transcriptase/maturase — translated: MQAKAKAEPDYRFYSLWDKVCRIDVLQVAYRRCRANRGAPGYDGIRFEPIENQGLDGWLERVRQELVVGEYRPQPLLRVWIPKAQGGQRPLGIPAIRDRVVQMAVLLVIGPIFEADLLPRQYGFRPGVDAKMAVRMIHFGISQRGKREVVDADLSNYLNTIPHGDLMRCVSRRIADGTVLATIKQWLNVAVVEHCEHGERRTTEAKDTGRGTPQGGIISPLLSNLYFRRFLLAWQKFGFADRLQAEVVNYADDLVILCPKGRGQAAMEAMRWLMNRLGLTVNEKKTRLAMLPEEQFDFLGYTLGRFYGKDGRPYWGTRPSKKAIKRLKQGIHDATSSRWNAKPVQSRIDELNPMIRGWAGYFNQGPVCPIYRCIQDYAERRLRIWLMRRRGQRGTGYRQYPDEYLYETLGLYRLPRTRADLLNAKA